The following proteins are encoded in a genomic region of Mycobacterium kiyosense:
- a CDS encoding hypothetical protein (frameshifted, insertion at around 5744069,5744005), with the protein MVLAAIRCDTQMRRCGAEGGVQVKIRRGLAAGAVVSTAVAFGMALDSDTPAYAIGPPPDGTYAFNQAGVSGATWTIGALCVQPSGTRNMNDYSDPIVIAMNCALNIVSTTPANNTRAEHLQNFSGRARMTSMLWTLQVSKAEGVVCPDGTFAPQQRDLRVQRRNPDRHPHHPARGRCAACSRT; encoded by the coding sequence GTGGTGTTGGCGGCGATTCGCTGTGATACTCAGATGCGGCGCTGCGGCGCGGAGGGAGGGGTGCAGGTGAAGATCCGTCGCGGGCTGGCCGCCGGTGCCGTCGTCAGCACAGCCGTCGCATTCGGCATGGCGCTGGATTCGGACACCCCGGCCTACGCGATCGGGCCGCCCCCGGACGGCACCTACGCGTTCAACCAGGCCGGCGTGTCCGGCGCCACCTGGACCATCGGCGCGCTGTGCGTGCAGCCGTCGGGAACGCGCAACATGAACGACTATTCGGACCCGATCGTCATCGCGATGAACTGCGCGCTGAACATCGTCAGCACCACCCCGGCGAACAACACCCGCGCCGAACATCTGCAGAACTTCAGCGGCCGGGCCCGGATGACCAGCATGCTGTGGACGCTGCAGGTCAGCAAGGCCGAAGGCGTGGTGTGCCCGGACGGCACCTTCGCCCCCCAGCAGCGAGACCTACGCGTTCAGCGACGAAACCCTGACCGGCACCCACACCACCCTGCACGGGGGCGGTGTGCGGCCTGCAGCCGGACATGA
- a CDS encoding Mce associated protein yields MRWSRWLATAAAYLAIVAIVGLSAVGGWYYWDRVQARGAQAARDALPTLVAKEMPQVLGYDFQTVERSLGDTYPMMTPDYRQEFKKRANEQIIPEAKKREVVIQANVVGVGVMEANRNSAAVMVFMNRTVTDKARQPIYEGIRVRVEFQRIGGKWLIAFIKPI; encoded by the coding sequence ATGCGATGGTCGCGGTGGCTTGCCACCGCCGCCGCCTACCTGGCGATCGTCGCGATCGTCGGGCTGTCGGCCGTGGGGGGCTGGTACTACTGGGACCGGGTCCAGGCGCGCGGTGCCCAGGCGGCGCGCGACGCTTTGCCCACGCTGGTGGCCAAGGAGATGCCGCAGGTCCTCGGCTACGACTTCCAAACCGTCGAGCGCAGCCTCGGCGACACCTATCCGATGATGACGCCCGACTACCGCCAAGAGTTCAAGAAGCGGGCCAACGAGCAGATCATCCCGGAGGCCAAGAAGCGCGAGGTGGTGATCCAGGCCAACGTCGTGGGCGTGGGCGTCATGGAGGCCAACCGCAATTCCGCCGCGGTGATGGTGTTCATGAACCGCACCGTCACCGACAAGGCGCGCCAGCCGATCTACGAAGGCATCCGGGTGCGGGTGGAGTTCCAGCGCATCGGCGGCAAGTGGCTGATCGCCTTCATCAAACCGATCTGA
- a CDS encoding mammalian cell entry protein, whose product MVTEEVPTTQRVRRKAARAAGPPKTQQVEREATAGAAETVVVAPKKTAHPAAASKTRPTVRPPRRRQPNRRVVGWVSLVAAVMVIAALTAGVTALVTQHRNARAEQAREQRFVDTATQTVVNMYSHTMDNIDEAVSRFVNGTSGPLRAKFGAENIEILKTIFRKTNSSSEAVITGAGLESIDSVSDNAAVLVAVRVTVADMDGVNKPSEPYRMRVIVHGTRRAG is encoded by the coding sequence GTGGTGACCGAAGAAGTACCGACGACGCAGCGTGTGCGCCGCAAGGCCGCGCGCGCAGCAGGCCCCCCGAAAACCCAACAGGTCGAACGCGAGGCGACGGCGGGTGCCGCCGAGACCGTCGTCGTCGCCCCGAAGAAGACCGCACACCCGGCCGCAGCCAGCAAGACCCGCCCGACGGTCCGGCCGCCGCGGCGCCGGCAGCCCAACCGCCGCGTGGTCGGCTGGGTGTCGCTGGTGGCGGCGGTGATGGTGATCGCCGCACTGACCGCCGGCGTCACCGCGCTGGTGACCCAACATCGGAACGCGCGGGCCGAGCAGGCCCGTGAGCAGCGGTTCGTCGACACCGCCACCCAGACCGTGGTCAACATGTACAGCCACACCATGGACAACATCGACGAGGCGGTGAGCCGTTTCGTCAACGGGACCAGCGGCCCGCTGCGCGCCAAGTTCGGCGCGGAGAACATCGAGATCCTCAAGACGATCTTCCGCAAGACCAACTCGTCCTCGGAAGCGGTCATCACCGGCGCTGGCCTGGAGAGCATCGACTCGGTCAGCGACAACGCGGCGGTGCTGGTGGCGGTTCGGGTGACGGTCGCCGACATGGACGGGGTCAACAAGCCGTCGGAGCCCTACCGGATGCGGGTCATCGTGCACGGGACGAGACGGGCCGGATGA